A genomic window from Variovorax paradoxus includes:
- a CDS encoding TolC family protein — protein sequence MNPIVRRQLAGPLCYRRSSTPLKRAAAFASVLILAGCASLSPDGGSADVQALVNGNPLMAGTTAQRAPDEASQKSVDALLAKPLDVEAAVRIALINGPRVQDAFATLQLSDADRVQAASLPNPVLSFSRLAQGSEREFERMLSFNVVGLVTLPWQARWAGQRHEAAKLQAAQSVLMLAADTRRAWVRAVAAQQSVVYLRDAKEAAEAGAELAHRMAQVGNWSALQRTREQLLLADASAQLARAEQAAVASREQLTRLMGLSGARASYTLPDRLPPLPQAAPELGDVQALALRDRLDVRSAQAQNTAVAGSLGLTRATSVINAMELGVVRNTTFDNDADRTKKTKRGFELDLPIPIFDWGQARNGRAEAQYLQSAARVRDVGVLAASEAREAWQGWNTAYAIARRYRDEVLPLRKKVNEEMVLRYNGMLASVWELLGETRASMLAVNAGIEAQRDFWLADTDLQLVLTGSSPGGMTAAQTASASDAPATGGH from the coding sequence GTGAACCCCATTGTTCGCCGGCAGCTTGCCGGCCCCCTTTGCTATCGAAGAAGTAGCACGCCGCTCAAACGCGCCGCTGCATTCGCAAGCGTCCTGATACTGGCCGGCTGCGCCAGCCTCTCGCCCGACGGAGGCTCTGCCGACGTGCAGGCGCTGGTCAACGGCAACCCGCTGATGGCGGGCACCACAGCCCAGCGCGCGCCAGACGAGGCTTCGCAAAAGAGCGTCGATGCCCTGCTCGCCAAGCCGCTGGACGTCGAAGCCGCGGTGCGCATCGCGCTCATCAACGGCCCGCGAGTGCAAGACGCCTTCGCCACCCTGCAACTGAGCGACGCCGACCGTGTGCAGGCCGCGAGCCTGCCGAACCCGGTGCTTTCCTTCAGCCGTCTGGCGCAGGGCAGTGAGCGCGAGTTCGAGCGGATGCTCAGCTTCAACGTGGTGGGCCTGGTCACGCTGCCATGGCAGGCCCGATGGGCTGGCCAACGGCACGAGGCGGCCAAGCTGCAGGCTGCGCAGAGCGTGCTGATGCTGGCCGCCGACACCCGCCGCGCCTGGGTGCGCGCGGTGGCAGCGCAGCAGAGCGTTGTCTACCTGCGCGATGCAAAGGAAGCAGCCGAAGCCGGCGCCGAGCTCGCGCATCGCATGGCCCAGGTCGGCAACTGGAGCGCGCTGCAGCGCACGCGCGAACAACTGCTGCTGGCCGATGCGTCCGCGCAGCTCGCGCGTGCCGAACAGGCGGCTGTCGCGAGCCGCGAGCAGCTCACGCGCCTGATGGGCCTGAGCGGCGCTCGCGCCAGCTACACCCTGCCCGACCGCCTGCCACCGCTGCCGCAAGCCGCGCCCGAACTGGGCGACGTGCAGGCGCTGGCGCTGCGCGACCGTCTCGACGTGCGTTCGGCGCAAGCGCAGAACACCGCCGTGGCCGGCTCGCTCGGCCTGACGCGGGCCACCAGCGTGATCAACGCGATGGAGCTCGGCGTAGTGCGCAACACCACCTTCGACAACGATGCCGACCGCACGAAAAAGACCAAGCGCGGTTTCGAACTCGACCTGCCCATTCCGATCTTCGACTGGGGCCAGGCCCGCAACGGCCGCGCCGAGGCGCAATACCTGCAGTCGGCCGCCCGCGTGCGCGACGTGGGCGTGCTCGCCGCGAGCGAGGCGCGCGAAGCGTGGCAAGGCTGGAACACCGCCTACGCCATTGCCCGCCGCTACCGCGACGAAGTGCTGCCGCTGCGCAAAAAGGTCAACGAAGAGATGGTCCTTCGCTACAACGGCATGCTCGCCAGCGTGTGGGAACTGCTCGGCGAAACGCGCGCCAGCATGCTCGCCGTGAACGCCGGCATCGAGGCGCAGCGCGATTTCTGGCTGGCGGACACCGATCTGCAGCTGGTGCTCACGGGCAGCTCGCCCGGTGGAATGACGGCTGCGCAGACCGCGTCGGCCAGTGACGCCCCCGCCACGGGAGGCCATTGA
- a CDS encoding DUF1439 domain-containing protein has translation MNLRTPFPTSRRRVLRALLGAAALQAPFAALAGFNFFTSEYTATRDELQTQIAKRFPVAERYAEIFMVGLRDPQLGLDARGNRAAITATLTIASPLLAASPVQGLVSVSSALRYDPATRALRLDQPKAERLELQGIEGRDAERLQKIGAVVAQELLQGQVLRSFTADELTVGRKTYEIGDITVQDNGIKVQLK, from the coding sequence ATGAACCTCCGCACCCCGTTCCCCACTTCCCGCCGTCGGGTACTGCGCGCGCTGCTGGGCGCCGCGGCCCTGCAGGCGCCCTTCGCGGCGCTGGCCGGCTTCAATTTCTTCACCAGCGAATACACCGCCACCCGCGACGAGCTGCAGACGCAGATCGCCAAGCGCTTTCCGGTGGCCGAGCGCTATGCCGAGATCTTCATGGTCGGGCTGCGCGATCCGCAGTTGGGCCTGGACGCACGCGGCAACCGCGCGGCCATCACGGCCACGCTGACCATCGCCAGCCCGCTGCTGGCGGCCTCGCCGGTGCAGGGCCTGGTGTCGGTCAGCAGTGCGCTGAGGTACGACCCGGCCACGCGCGCGCTGCGGCTCGACCAGCCCAAGGCCGAGCGCCTCGAGCTGCAGGGCATCGAAGGCCGCGACGCCGAGAGGCTGCAGAAGATCGGCGCCGTGGTCGCGCAGGAGCTGCTGCAGGGCCAGGTGCTGCGCAGCTTCACGGCCGACGAACTGACGGTCGGGCGCAAGACTTACGAGATTGGCGACATCACTGTGCAAGACAACGGGATCAAAGTGCAGCTCAAATGA
- a CDS encoding glycerophosphodiester phosphodiesterase, whose amino-acid sequence MKYAFLSAALSALLMAGCAAVLPTAKQHFDLEAHRGGRGLAPENTLAAFSNAVDLGVTTLELDIGLTADGVVVISHDTSLNPDHTRDASGAWLAPNTGAAIRSLTLAQLQTYDVGRLNPASNYGKQFALQQPRDGERIPTLAALFAQVQARGAEAATVRFNIETKIDPTKPEETAAPEPMVRALLVEIDKAKMADRVTIQSFDWRTLALVGKLAPQLPRAYLTTPRTLKDNRWTAGIDAAGFASVPQMVRAASANAPGPVIWSPAFADLTPTVIKEAQKLGLKVLPWTVNQRADMQRLMDWGADGIITDYPDILRDLMRERGLSLPPPGKNGKQ is encoded by the coding sequence ATGAAATACGCCTTTCTCTCTGCTGCCCTTTCCGCCCTGCTCATGGCCGGCTGCGCCGCCGTCCTGCCCACGGCCAAGCAGCACTTCGACCTCGAAGCCCATCGCGGCGGACGCGGGCTGGCACCCGAGAACACGCTGGCCGCGTTCTCCAATGCCGTCGACCTGGGCGTGACCACGCTCGAACTCGACATCGGGCTCACGGCCGACGGCGTGGTCGTGATCTCGCATGACACCTCGCTCAACCCCGACCACACGCGCGATGCGAGCGGCGCCTGGCTGGCCCCGAACACCGGCGCGGCCATTCGCTCGCTCACGCTGGCGCAGCTGCAGACCTACGACGTGGGCCGCCTCAACCCGGCGAGCAACTACGGCAAGCAGTTCGCGCTGCAGCAGCCGCGCGACGGCGAGCGCATTCCCACTCTGGCCGCGCTGTTCGCGCAGGTGCAGGCACGCGGCGCCGAGGCGGCCACGGTGCGCTTCAACATCGAGACCAAGATCGATCCGACAAAGCCCGAGGAAACCGCCGCGCCCGAGCCGATGGTGCGCGCGCTGCTCGTCGAGATCGACAAGGCGAAGATGGCCGACCGCGTGACGATCCAGAGCTTCGACTGGCGCACGCTGGCGCTGGTCGGCAAGCTCGCGCCGCAATTGCCCCGCGCCTACCTGACGACGCCCCGCACGCTGAAGGACAACCGCTGGACCGCCGGGATCGACGCGGCCGGCTTCGCCTCGGTGCCGCAGATGGTCAGAGCCGCTTCGGCCAACGCGCCGGGCCCGGTGATCTGGTCGCCGGCCTTTGCCGACCTCACGCCCACCGTCATCAAGGAAGCGCAGAAGCTCGGCCTGAAGGTGCTGCCCTGGACCGTGAACCAGCGCGCCGACATGCAGCGGCTGATGGACTGGGGCGCGGACGGGATCATCACGGACTACCCGGACATCCTGCGCGACCTGATGCGCGAGCGCGGGCTGTCGCTGCCGCCGCCCGGAAAGAACGGTAAGCAATGA